The nucleotide sequence CTGGTCGCAGATTCCCTCCATGGGGCTTACATTGTCAGGAGTGGATACCACTGGTACCCGTTATGGCAAACCTGCCTATAATCATTTTATTGTAACCGGTGCGGTCCTGGTGCTTACATTTATCGCGCGTTTGTGGGCAAAGCGGCTGAATCTCTTGTTTGGTGTGCTGAACCTGGCCTGGGCGATCCGGAATTTTATTCTTTTTGGCCGCTGTGAGGCAGGCGACTGCCCGGAGCGGCAGCTGGGACTCTACCTTGTTTTGCTGGCTTCGATCATACTGATGCTTACCATCCTGTTTCCAAAAATGGAACTAAAGGAAGAAAACGCGGAAACCGATTCCTGAATTCAGATGAGCGCACCTATCCAGTAGGCACCGGCAGCGGCCAGGATACCGGCACCGGCGGTAAGAATAACCCCTCCCCATACAGGACGGCCGAATAACCGGTATTTTATAAAGCCGGCAATGATCAGCAGACCAGCCGGGACCAAGAAAAAGCTGTAGTGCGGAAGCACAAACCTGTTTGCGTTTGCCAGTACCAGTATACCACCTGCAATATATCCTGTAAAAATGGTGGCTGCATAGCCAAAGGGACGCAACGGCTCTACAGGCGCGGCATTTTGCTTCCAGTCGCTTTTCCATTCATCACTTTCCCGTTGCGCATCTTTTATGAGGTCTTCCTTTATATGGTCGGCCACATCCAGACCCCGGTACACGTTTAAAATGCGTTTATCATGCGTATGCGATAATTCTTCCCGCCGCGTAAAAAAACCGCCCACCGCCAGTAAGGTTGCTGTAAGGAGCGCGGCATACCCTGTATAATTCCAGACAAGATCAGCGGGTTTTCCCAGGCCGGAAAGAAAACAGAAGATGGTAAGCGGAATGATCATACCATCTATAAGCCCGATCAAAAAAGCGGAAAAATAAGTTGCTGCTGTTTTATTCATTCAGGCAATTTAATGAATTGCTGATAATACCGATACATTCGTCCAGTTGTTCCTTTGTGATGCAGAGCGGCGGGGCGAAACGGATCTTATCTCCATGTGTTGGTTTGGCCAGGAGGCCTTTCTCCTTCATGTCGAGGCAAAGTTTCCAGGCGGCATCGGGGTCTTTTGAAATGATCTCGATCGCGTTCAGCAAGCCTTTCCCACGCACCGTTCGGATCAGCGGGGAAGCTGTTTTAAGAAGGGCTTCGCGGAAATAAGCGCCCAGTTCCAGCGCATTTGCTGCCATGTCTTCATCAATGAGTACCTGCAGCGAAGCGATGGCCGTTACTGCTGCCAGCGGGTTCCCGCCATAAGTAGAGCCATGCTCCCCGGGTTTGATGGTAAGCATGATCTCATCATCGGCCAGCACGGCGCTTACGGGCATCATGCCCCCGCTGAGGGCCTTACCCAGCAGCACGATGTCGGGTCTCACATTTTCGGCATCGCAGGCCAGCAGATGACCGGTCCTGCAAAGCCCTGTCTGGATCTCATCGGCAATGAACAATACGTGAGCCGCTTCACAAAGCTGCTTGGCAGCAGCAAGGTATCCTTCATCCGGAACAATAACACCGGCTTCGCCCTGTATGGGTTCTACCAGGAAGCCCGCAATATTTTTCTGCTTCAATGCTTCTTTCAAAGCTGAAAGATCATTGTACGGGATCCTTAAGAAACCACCGGTGAACGGACCAAAATTTTTGGTAGACGACGGATCGCTGCTGAAGGAGATCACCGTAGTGGTTCTGCCATGAAAGTTCTGCTCGCATACAATGATGACCGCCTCATTTTCAGGAATACCTTTTACTTCATAAGCCCATTTCCTGCAAAGTTTGATGCCGGTTTCCACAGCTTCTACACCGGTATTCATGGGGAGTACCTTGTCGTATCCCAATAAATTGGTGATGTATTGTTCAAAATCACCCAGCTTGTCATTATAGAATGCACGGCTGGTGAGCGTAAGGCGCTGCGCCTGCTCTGTAAAGGCAGCAACGATGCGCGGATGGCAATGTCCCTGGTTTACGGCCGAGTAGCCGCTTAAGAAATCATAATACCTCTTTCCTTCAACATCCCATACAAAAACACCCTCCCCTTTTGATAGTACCACGGGAAGCGGATGATAATTGTGGGCACCATAAGCTTCTTCAAGCTCCATAAAATAGCTGGCTGTATTTTGGGCAATTGCAGACATAGACAGAAA is from Niabella beijingensis and encodes:
- a CDS encoding VIT1/CCC1 transporter family protein, encoding MNKTAATYFSAFLIGLIDGMIIPLTIFCFLSGLGKPADLVWNYTGYAALLTATLLAVGGFFTRREELSHTHDKRILNVYRGLDVADHIKEDLIKDAQRESDEWKSDWKQNAAPVEPLRPFGYAATIFTGYIAGGILVLANANRFVLPHYSFFLVPAGLLIIAGFIKYRLFGRPVWGGVILTAGAGILAAAGAYWIGALI
- the rocD gene encoding ornithine--oxo-acid transaminase is translated as MSAIAQNTASYFMELEEAYGAHNYHPLPVVLSKGEGVFVWDVEGKRYYDFLSGYSAVNQGHCHPRIVAAFTEQAQRLTLTSRAFYNDKLGDFEQYITNLLGYDKVLPMNTGVEAVETGIKLCRKWAYEVKGIPENEAVIIVCEQNFHGRTTTVISFSSDPSSTKNFGPFTGGFLRIPYNDLSALKEALKQKNIAGFLVEPIQGEAGVIVPDEGYLAAAKQLCEAAHVLFIADEIQTGLCRTGHLLACDAENVRPDIVLLGKALSGGMMPVSAVLADDEIMLTIKPGEHGSTYGGNPLAAVTAIASLQVLIDEDMAANALELGAYFREALLKTASPLIRTVRGKGLLNAIEIISKDPDAAWKLCLDMKEKGLLAKPTHGDKIRFAPPLCITKEQLDECIGIISNSLNCLNE